A window of the Henckelia pumila isolate YLH828 chromosome 3, ASM3356847v2, whole genome shotgun sequence genome harbors these coding sequences:
- the LOC140892241 gene encoding polygalacturonase-like isoform X7: MQTLVLKHHFNAAACCPTKVFDVRTFGAKPEADISQALLAAWKEACATPTPSTVWIPKGTWSLKQAKLVGPNKAPIELKVEGILKAPLDPTQMPNKEGEWVTINYLDNFTLSGGGVFDGQGHEAWKRNDCHKNNNCVKLPLNLSFNFITNSTIKDVTTKDSKNFHVNVIGCYNVTFLRFTVSAPGDSPNTDGLHIARSKLINVTDSVIETGDDCVSMGDGLQQVHIQNVMCGPGHGISVGSLGRSTTEEDVVGIYVKNCTFIGTQNGVRIKTWPSAPATLQVTNLEFEDLIMENVTYPIVIDQEYCPYNLCKLDTPSLVKISNVKMGKIRGTTNDPVAVKLICSATKPCENVQVGDIDLKYDGRLGNITTKCNNVKPSLIGKQNPPLCVPDAAKQSA; encoded by the exons ACAAAAGTATTCGACGTTAGGACGTTTGGTGCCAAACCGGAAGCAGATATAAGTCAG GCTTTGTTGGCAGCTTGGAAGGAGGCATGTGCAACACCAACTCCAAGCACAGTTTGGATTCCAAAAGGGACATGGTCTTTGAAGCAAGCAAAATTGGTTGGGCCTAACAAGGCTCCTATTGAGCTTAAGGTTGAAGGCATTTTGAAAGCTCCTTTGGATCCAACTCAAATGCCTAACAAAGAAGGGGAGTGGGTGACCATCAATTATCTAGACAATTTCACTCTCTCCGGCGGAGGAGTCTTCGACGGCCAAGGACATGAAGCCTGGAAGAGGAATGATTGTCACAAGAACAACAACTGCGTCAAACTTCCATTG AACCTGAGCTTCAACTTCATCACCAACTCAACCATAAAAGACGTGACCACTAAGGATAGCAAGAACTTCCACGTAAACGTGATAGGTTGCTACAACGTCACGTTCCTGCGTTTCACAGTTTCTGCACCCGGCGACAGTCCAAACACCGACGGCCTCCATATAGCACGTTCCAAACTAATCAACGTAACTGACTCGGTCATAGAAACCGGAGATGATTGTGTATCCATGGGTGACGGATTACAGCAAGTACACATCCAAAACGTGATGTGCGGGCCCGGTCATGGGATCAGCGTCGGAAGCTTGGGCAGGTCCACAACAGAAGAGGATGTTGTGGGGATCTATGTCAAGAACTGCACCTTCATCGGCACACAGAATGGGGTTAGGATCAAAACTTGGCCATCAGCTCCCGCCACTTTGCAGGTCACCAATCTAGAATTCGAAGACCTTATCATGGAAAATGTCACGTACCCCATTGTCATAGATCAAGAATATTGCCCATACAACCTGTGCAAACTTGAC acTCCATCGCTCGTTAAGATCAGCAACGTGAAAATGGGCAAAATTAGGGGCACGACAAATGATCCGGTCGCAGTGAAACTCATCTGCAGCGCGACTAAGCCTTGTGAAAATGTTCAGGTGGGCGACATCGATCTTAAATACGATGGAAGACTAGGCAATATCACCACCAAATGCAACAATGTCAAGCCTAGCTTGATCGGAAAACAGAATCCACCCTTGTGTGTCCCTGATGCTGCTAAGCAATCTGCTTAA
- the LOC140892241 gene encoding polygalacturonase-like isoform X9 — protein MHHVILSALALLAAWKEACATPTPSTVWIPKGTWSLKQAKLVGPNKAPIELKVEGILKAPLDPTQMPNKEGEWVTINYLDNFTLSGGGVFDGQGHEAWKRNDCHKNNNCVKLPLNLSFNFITNSTIKDVTTKDSKNFHVNVIGCYNVTFLRFTVSAPGDSPNTDGLHIARSKLINVTDSVIETGDDCVSMGDGLQQVHIQNVMCGPGHGISVGSLGRSTTEEDVVGIYVKNCTFIGTQNGVRIKTWPSAPATLQVTNLEFEDLIMENVTYPIVIDQEYCPYNLCKLDTPSLVKISNVKMGKIRGTTNDPVAVKLICSATKPCENVQVGDIDLKYDGRLGNITTKCNNVKPSLIGKQNPPLCVPDAAKQSA, from the exons GCTTTGTTGGCAGCTTGGAAGGAGGCATGTGCAACACCAACTCCAAGCACAGTTTGGATTCCAAAAGGGACATGGTCTTTGAAGCAAGCAAAATTGGTTGGGCCTAACAAGGCTCCTATTGAGCTTAAGGTTGAAGGCATTTTGAAAGCTCCTTTGGATCCAACTCAAATGCCTAACAAAGAAGGGGAGTGGGTGACCATCAATTATCTAGACAATTTCACTCTCTCCGGCGGAGGAGTCTTCGACGGCCAAGGACATGAAGCCTGGAAGAGGAATGATTGTCACAAGAACAACAACTGCGTCAAACTTCCATTG AACCTGAGCTTCAACTTCATCACCAACTCAACCATAAAAGACGTGACCACTAAGGATAGCAAGAACTTCCACGTAAACGTGATAGGTTGCTACAACGTCACGTTCCTGCGTTTCACAGTTTCTGCACCCGGCGACAGTCCAAACACCGACGGCCTCCATATAGCACGTTCCAAACTAATCAACGTAACTGACTCGGTCATAGAAACCGGAGATGATTGTGTATCCATGGGTGACGGATTACAGCAAGTACACATCCAAAACGTGATGTGCGGGCCCGGTCATGGGATCAGCGTCGGAAGCTTGGGCAGGTCCACAACAGAAGAGGATGTTGTGGGGATCTATGTCAAGAACTGCACCTTCATCGGCACACAGAATGGGGTTAGGATCAAAACTTGGCCATCAGCTCCCGCCACTTTGCAGGTCACCAATCTAGAATTCGAAGACCTTATCATGGAAAATGTCACGTACCCCATTGTCATAGATCAAGAATATTGCCCATACAACCTGTGCAAACTTGAC acTCCATCGCTCGTTAAGATCAGCAACGTGAAAATGGGCAAAATTAGGGGCACGACAAATGATCCGGTCGCAGTGAAACTCATCTGCAGCGCGACTAAGCCTTGTGAAAATGTTCAGGTGGGCGACATCGATCTTAAATACGATGGAAGACTAGGCAATATCACCACCAAATGCAACAATGTCAAGCCTAGCTTGATCGGAAAACAGAATCCACCCTTGTGTGTCCCTGATGCTGCTAAGCAATCTGCTTAA